The Streptomyces sp. DH-12 genome has a window encoding:
- a CDS encoding ABC transporter ATP-binding protein: protein MTSAVTIPRHGGTGGTTAVAARARQVVKAYGSGETRVVALDHVDVDIARGQFTAIMGPSGSGKSTLMHCLAGLDTVTSGQIHLDDTEITGLKDKKLTRLRRDRIGFIFQAFNLLPTLNALENITLPMDIAGRKPDKAWLDRVVETVGLAERLKHRPTQLSGGQQQRVAVARALAARPEIIFGDEPTGNLDSRAGAEVLGFLRRSVDELGQTIVMVTHDPVAASYADRVLYLADGRIVDEMLQPTAEQVLDRMKDFDARGRTS from the coding sequence GTGACATCGGCTGTGACCATTCCCAGGCACGGGGGTACTGGAGGGACTACGGCCGTTGCCGCGCGGGCGCGGCAGGTCGTGAAGGCGTACGGGTCCGGGGAGACCCGTGTCGTCGCCCTCGACCACGTCGACGTGGACATCGCCCGCGGCCAGTTCACCGCGATCATGGGCCCCTCGGGGTCCGGCAAGTCCACGCTGATGCACTGCCTCGCCGGGCTCGACACCGTGACGAGCGGTCAGATCCACCTGGACGACACCGAGATCACCGGGCTGAAGGACAAGAAGCTCACCCGGCTGCGCCGCGACCGGATCGGCTTCATCTTCCAGGCGTTCAACCTGCTGCCGACGCTCAACGCGCTCGAGAACATCACGCTGCCCATGGACATCGCCGGCCGCAAGCCCGACAAGGCGTGGCTGGACCGGGTGGTGGAGACCGTCGGGCTCGCGGAGCGGCTGAAGCACCGGCCGACGCAGCTCTCCGGCGGCCAGCAGCAGCGGGTCGCCGTGGCGCGGGCGCTGGCCGCCCGGCCGGAGATCATCTTCGGGGACGAGCCGACGGGGAACCTCGACTCCCGTGCCGGCGCCGAGGTGCTCGGCTTCCTGCGCCGCTCGGTCGACGAGCTGGGCCAGACCATCGTCATGGTCACCCACGACCCCGTCGCCGCCTCCTACGCCGACCGGGTGCTGTACCTGGCCGACGGCCGCATCGTCGACGAGATGCTGCAGCCGACCGCCGAGCAGGTCCTGGACCGCATGAAGGACTTCGACGCCCGGGGGCGCACGTCATGA
- a CDS encoding FtsX-like permease family protein produces MTVLKTSMRNFVAHKGRMALSAVAVLLSVAFVCGTLVFTDTMGTTFDKLFAATASDVTVSSKDAAEGGETTSGNGRPPVIPASVVEEVQRAEGVKAAEGAVFSTAVTVVDGDRDNLSPTNGGPTVVGSWNANDARTMDITSGAEPKGAGQIMLDADTAEKHDLGVGDELSVITALGTHTAKISGVADFTVTNPGAAVFFLDTPTAQKVLVGEDGVYTDVYVTAAEGVSDEQVKQNVLAELGGGYKVLTEKEAAEANQKSVEGFMNVLKYAMLGFAGIAFLVGIFLIINTFSMLVAQRTREIGLMRAIGSSRRQVNRSVLIEALLLGVVGSVLGVAAGIGLAVGLMELMGTIGMELSTGDLTIAWTTPALGLLLGVVVTVLAAYLPARRAGKVSPMAALRDAGTPADGRTGRIRAVTGLVLTGAGAAALYLAGAAEKAADGSMWLGLGIVLTLIGFVVVGPVLASGVVRVLGAVLLRAFGPVGRMAERNALRNPRRTGATGAALMIGLALVACLSVVGSSMVASATEELDKAVGTDFIVQDDNGQRITPEVVEAIRATEGIERVTEYKWTKADFTTPDGKTSDDTAITAADPTYATDLQVETVEGRLEDAYRPDSMSVHEDFAKEHGVTLGSTIDVAFENGTTGTLTVRAVTSSDGAIDAGAMYTSIETLGRYVPADRMPLDLMVFASAEDGRKDVAYSALKQTMDRFPQYEVRDQTDYKEALQGQIGQLLNMIYGLLALAIVVAILGVVNTLALSVVERTREIGLMRAIGLSRRQLRRMIRMESVVIALFGALLGLGLGLGWGATAQQLLALEGLKVLDIPWPTIAGVFVGSAFVGLFAALVPAFRAGRMNVLNAIATE; encoded by the coding sequence ATGACCGTCCTCAAGACCTCGATGCGCAATTTCGTCGCGCACAAGGGACGCATGGCGCTGTCGGCGGTGGCGGTGCTGCTGTCGGTGGCGTTCGTGTGCGGGACGCTGGTGTTCACGGACACCATGGGCACCACGTTCGACAAGCTGTTCGCGGCGACCGCCTCGGACGTCACCGTCAGCTCCAAGGACGCCGCCGAGGGCGGCGAGACCACCTCCGGCAACGGCAGGCCGCCGGTGATACCGGCCTCCGTGGTCGAGGAGGTGCAGCGCGCGGAGGGGGTGAAGGCGGCCGAGGGCGCGGTGTTCTCCACCGCCGTCACCGTCGTCGACGGCGACCGGGACAACCTGTCGCCCACCAACGGCGGCCCGACCGTCGTCGGCAGCTGGAACGCCAACGACGCCCGCACCATGGACATCACCTCCGGTGCGGAGCCGAAGGGCGCCGGCCAGATCATGCTCGACGCGGACACCGCCGAGAAGCACGACCTGGGCGTCGGCGACGAGCTCAGCGTCATCACGGCGCTCGGCACGCACACCGCGAAGATCTCCGGCGTCGCCGACTTCACCGTCACCAACCCCGGCGCCGCGGTCTTCTTCCTCGACACGCCCACCGCACAGAAGGTCCTGGTCGGCGAGGACGGCGTCTACACCGACGTCTACGTCACGGCCGCCGAGGGCGTCAGCGACGAGCAGGTGAAGCAGAACGTCCTGGCCGAGCTGGGCGGCGGCTACAAGGTGCTCACCGAGAAGGAGGCCGCCGAGGCCAACCAGAAGAGCGTCGAGGGCTTCATGAACGTCCTGAAGTACGCGATGCTCGGCTTCGCCGGGATCGCCTTCCTCGTCGGCATCTTCCTGATCATCAACACGTTCTCCATGCTGGTCGCCCAGCGCACCCGCGAGATCGGCCTGATGCGGGCCATCGGCTCCTCCCGCCGGCAGGTCAACCGGTCCGTGCTGATCGAGGCGCTGCTGCTCGGTGTCGTCGGCTCCGTCCTCGGCGTCGCCGCCGGCATCGGCCTCGCGGTCGGCCTGATGGAGCTCATGGGCACGATCGGCATGGAGCTGTCCACCGGCGACCTCACCATCGCCTGGACGACCCCGGCACTCGGCCTGCTCCTCGGCGTGGTCGTCACCGTCCTCGCCGCCTACCTGCCCGCCCGCCGCGCCGGGAAGGTCTCCCCGATGGCCGCGCTGCGCGACGCCGGCACCCCGGCGGACGGGCGGACCGGCCGGATCCGCGCCGTCACCGGCCTGGTCCTCACCGGCGCCGGAGCGGCCGCCCTGTACCTGGCGGGCGCCGCCGAGAAGGCCGCCGACGGCTCGATGTGGCTGGGCCTCGGGATCGTGCTGACCCTGATCGGCTTCGTCGTCGTCGGCCCGGTGCTGGCGAGCGGCGTGGTCCGCGTCCTCGGCGCGGTCCTGCTGCGGGCGTTCGGACCGGTGGGCCGCATGGCCGAGCGCAACGCCCTGCGCAACCCGCGCCGCACCGGCGCGACCGGCGCCGCGCTGATGATCGGGCTCGCGCTGGTGGCGTGCCTGTCCGTGGTCGGCTCCTCCATGGTCGCCTCGGCCACCGAGGAGCTCGACAAGGCGGTCGGCACGGACTTCATCGTCCAGGACGACAACGGCCAGCGGATCACCCCGGAGGTCGTCGAGGCGATCAGGGCGACCGAGGGCATCGAGCGGGTCACCGAGTACAAGTGGACGAAGGCCGACTTCACCACGCCCGACGGGAAGACCAGCGACGACACCGCGATCACCGCCGCCGACCCGACGTACGCCACGGATCTGCAGGTCGAGACCGTCGAGGGGAGGCTGGAGGACGCCTACCGGCCGGACTCCATGTCCGTCCACGAGGACTTCGCGAAGGAGCACGGGGTCACCCTCGGCTCGACGATCGACGTCGCCTTCGAGAACGGCACCACCGGCACCCTCACCGTGCGGGCCGTCACCAGCAGCGACGGCGCCATCGACGCCGGCGCGATGTACACGTCGATCGAGACCCTCGGCCGGTACGTGCCGGCCGACAGGATGCCGCTCGACCTGATGGTGTTCGCCTCGGCGGAGGACGGCCGGAAGGACGTCGCGTACTCGGCCCTGAAGCAGACCATGGACCGCTTCCCGCAGTACGAGGTGCGCGACCAGACCGACTACAAGGAGGCGCTGCAGGGCCAGATCGGCCAGCTGCTGAACATGATCTACGGCCTGCTGGCCCTGGCGATCGTCGTCGCGATCCTCGGCGTGGTGAACACCCTGGCCCTGTCGGTCGTCGAGCGCACCCGGGAGATCGGCCTGATGCGGGCCATCGGCCTCTCGCGCCGGCAGCTGCGCCGCATGATCCGGATGGAGTCGGTCGTGATCGCCCTCTTCGGCGCCCTGCTGGGCCTCGGACTGGGCCTGGGCTGGGGCGCCACCGCCCAGCAGCTCCTCGCCCTGGAGGGCCTGAAGGTCCTCGACATCCCGTGGCCCACCATCGCCGGGGTGTTCGTCGGATCCGCCTTCGTCGGCCTGTTCGCCGCGCTGGTCCCGGCCTTCCGCGCCGGGCGGATGAACGTCCTGAACGCCATCGCGACCGAGTAG
- the mfd gene encoding transcription-repair coupling factor produces the protein MSLHGLLDAVVKDTALAEAVSAAADGNRMHVDLVGPPAARPFAVAALARDAGRPVLAVTATGREAEDLAAALRSLLPPQGVVEYPAWETLPHERLSPRSDTVGRRLAVLRRLAHPRPDDPETGPVSVVVAPVRSVLQPQVKGLGDLEPVALRTGQTADLDDVVDALAAAAYARVELVEKRGEFAVRGGILDVFPPTEEHPLRVEFWGDDVEEIRYFKVADQRSLEVAEHGLWAPPCRELLLTDEVRERARVLAEDHPELGELLGKIAEGIAVEGMESLAPVLVDDMELLLDVLPEGAMTVVCDPERVRTRASDLVATSQEFLQASWAATAGGGEAPIDVGAASLWSLADVRGRARELDMMWWTVSPFAADEELTETFAADAAGDTLKLGMHAPETYRGDTARALADTKGWLADGWRAVYVTEGHGPASRTVEVLGGEGIAARLDDDLGELTPSVVHVSCGCLDHGFVDPALKLAVLTETDLTGQKASGREGARMPARRRKTIDPLTLESGDYIVHEQHGVGRYIEMVQRTVQGATREYLVVEYAPAKRGQPGDRLYIPTDQLEQITKYVGGEAPTLHRLGGADWTKTKARAKKAVKEIAADLIKLYSARMAAPGHAFGPDTPWQRELEDAFPYTETPDQLTTIAEVKEDMEKTVPMDRLICGDVGYGKTEIAVRAAFKAVQDGKQVAVLVPTTLLVQQHFGTFSERYAQFPVTVRALSRFQTDTEAKAVLEGLRDGTVDVVIGTHRLFSSETKFKDLGLVIVDEEQRFGVEHKEQLKKLRANVDVLTMSATPIPRTLEMAVTGIREMSTITTPPEERHPVLTFVGPYDQRQIGAAIRRELLREGQVFYIHNRVESIDRAAARLREIVPEARIATAHGQMSEQALEQVVVDFWEKKFDVLVSTTIVESGIDISNANTLIVERGDNFGLSQLHQLRGRVGRGRERGYAYFLYPPEKPLTETAHERLATIAQHTEMGAGMYVAMKDLEIRGAGNLLGGEQSGHIAGVGFDLYVRMVGEAVADYRRQLETGEAQEEPPLEVKIELPVDAHVPHDYAPGERLRLQAYRAIASANSEEDVKAVREELADRYGKLPEPVENLLLVAGLRMLARACGVGEIVLQGTSIRFAPVELRESQELRLKRLYPGSVIKATSHQVLVPRPKTAKVGGKPLVGRDLLGWVGEFLTSVLGS, from the coding sequence ATGAGCCTGCACGGTCTGCTCGACGCCGTCGTCAAGGACACCGCCCTCGCGGAAGCGGTCTCGGCCGCCGCCGACGGCAACCGCATGCACGTCGACCTCGTCGGCCCGCCGGCGGCCCGTCCCTTCGCGGTCGCCGCCCTCGCCCGGGACGCGGGCCGCCCCGTGCTCGCCGTGACGGCCACGGGACGTGAGGCGGAGGACCTGGCGGCCGCCCTGCGCTCGCTGCTCCCGCCCCAGGGGGTCGTGGAGTACCCCGCGTGGGAGACGCTGCCGCACGAGCGGCTCAGCCCCCGCAGTGACACCGTCGGCCGTCGCCTCGCCGTGCTGCGGCGCCTGGCCCACCCCCGCCCGGACGACCCCGAGACCGGCCCGGTCTCCGTGGTCGTCGCCCCCGTGCGCTCCGTCCTCCAGCCGCAGGTCAAGGGCCTGGGCGACCTGGAGCCGGTCGCCCTGCGCACCGGGCAGACCGCCGACCTGGACGACGTCGTCGACGCCCTCGCCGCCGCCGCGTACGCGCGCGTGGAGCTGGTCGAGAAGCGCGGCGAGTTCGCGGTGCGCGGCGGCATCCTCGACGTGTTCCCGCCCACCGAGGAGCACCCCCTCCGGGTGGAGTTCTGGGGCGACGACGTCGAGGAGATCCGCTACTTCAAGGTCGCCGACCAGCGGTCCCTGGAGGTCGCCGAGCACGGCCTGTGGGCGCCGCCCTGCCGTGAGCTGCTGCTCACCGACGAGGTGCGCGAGCGGGCACGGGTCCTCGCCGAGGACCACCCGGAGCTGGGCGAACTGCTCGGCAAGATCGCCGAGGGCATCGCGGTGGAGGGCATGGAGTCCCTCGCCCCGGTCCTCGTCGACGACATGGAGCTGCTGCTGGACGTGCTGCCCGAGGGCGCCATGACCGTCGTCTGCGACCCGGAGCGGGTGCGCACGCGCGCCTCCGACCTGGTCGCCACCTCCCAGGAGTTCCTCCAGGCGTCCTGGGCGGCCACGGCCGGCGGGGGCGAGGCTCCCATCGACGTCGGCGCGGCCTCCCTGTGGTCCCTCGCCGACGTCCGGGGCCGGGCCCGCGAGCTGGACATGATGTGGTGGACGGTGTCGCCGTTCGCCGCCGACGAGGAGCTGACGGAGACATTCGCCGCTGACGCGGCGGGCGACACCCTCAAGCTCGGCATGCACGCCCCCGAGACCTACCGCGGCGACACCGCGCGGGCGCTCGCCGACACCAAGGGCTGGCTCGCCGACGGCTGGCGCGCGGTCTACGTCACCGAGGGGCACGGGCCGGCGTCCCGCACCGTCGAGGTGCTCGGCGGCGAGGGCATCGCCGCCCGCCTGGACGACGACCTGGGCGAGCTGACCCCGTCCGTCGTGCACGTCTCCTGCGGCTGCCTCGACCACGGCTTCGTCGACCCGGCGCTCAAACTGGCCGTGCTCACCGAGACCGACCTCACCGGCCAGAAGGCGTCCGGCCGCGAGGGCGCCCGGATGCCCGCCCGGCGCCGCAAGACGATCGACCCGCTCACCCTGGAGTCGGGCGACTACATCGTCCACGAGCAGCACGGCGTCGGCCGGTACATCGAGATGGTGCAGCGCACCGTGCAGGGCGCCACCCGCGAGTACCTGGTCGTGGAGTACGCGCCCGCCAAGCGCGGCCAGCCCGGCGACCGGCTCTACATCCCCACCGACCAGCTCGAGCAGATCACCAAGTACGTCGGCGGCGAGGCGCCCACCCTGCACCGGCTCGGCGGCGCCGACTGGACCAAGACCAAGGCGCGCGCCAAGAAGGCCGTCAAGGAGATCGCCGCCGACCTGATCAAGCTGTACAGCGCGCGGATGGCGGCGCCCGGGCACGCCTTCGGCCCCGACACACCCTGGCAGCGCGAGCTGGAGGACGCCTTCCCGTACACGGAGACGCCCGACCAGCTCACCACCATCGCCGAGGTCAAGGAGGACATGGAGAAGACGGTCCCCATGGACCGGCTGATCTGCGGCGACGTCGGCTACGGCAAGACCGAGATCGCGGTGCGGGCGGCGTTCAAGGCCGTCCAGGACGGCAAGCAGGTCGCTGTGCTGGTGCCGACCACGCTGCTGGTGCAGCAGCACTTCGGGACGTTCAGCGAGCGGTACGCGCAGTTCCCGGTGACCGTGCGCGCCCTGTCCCGGTTCCAGACCGACACCGAGGCCAAGGCGGTCCTGGAGGGCCTGAGGGACGGCACGGTGGACGTCGTCATCGGCACCCACCGGCTGTTCTCCTCCGAGACGAAGTTCAAGGACCTGGGGCTGGTCATCGTCGACGAGGAGCAGCGGTTCGGCGTCGAGCACAAGGAGCAGCTGAAGAAGCTGCGCGCCAACGTCGACGTGCTGACCATGTCCGCCACGCCCATCCCGCGCACCCTGGAGATGGCGGTCACCGGCATCCGCGAGATGTCGACGATCACCACCCCGCCGGAGGAGCGCCACCCGGTGCTCACCTTCGTCGGCCCCTACGACCAGCGGCAGATCGGCGCCGCCATCCGCCGTGAGCTGCTGCGCGAGGGCCAGGTCTTCTACATCCACAACCGCGTCGAGTCCATCGACCGGGCGGCGGCCCGGCTGCGCGAGATCGTGCCCGAGGCGCGCATCGCCACGGCCCACGGCCAGATGTCGGAGCAGGCGCTGGAGCAGGTCGTCGTCGACTTCTGGGAGAAGAAGTTCGACGTGCTGGTGTCGACGACGATTGTCGAGTCCGGCATCGACATCTCCAACGCCAACACCCTGATCGTCGAGCGCGGCGACAACTTCGGCCTCAGCCAGCTGCACCAGCTGCGCGGCCGGGTCGGCCGCGGCCGTGAGCGCGGGTACGCGTACTTCCTGTACCCGCCGGAGAAGCCGCTGACGGAGACCGCGCACGAGCGGCTCGCGACCATCGCCCAGCACACCGAGATGGGCGCCGGCATGTACGTGGCGATGAAGGACCTGGAGATCCGCGGCGCGGGCAACCTGCTCGGCGGCGAGCAGTCCGGGCACATCGCGGGCGTCGGCTTCGACCTGTACGTCCGCATGGTGGGCGAGGCGGTCGCGGACTACCGCCGCCAGCTGGAGACCGGCGAGGCCCAGGAGGAGCCGCCGCTCGAGGTGAAGATCGAGCTGCCGGTCGACGCGCACGTCCCGCACGACTACGCGCCCGGCGAGCGGCTGCGCCTCCAGGCGTACCGCGCGATCGCCTCCGCCAACAGCGAGGAGGACGTCAAGGCCGTCCGCGAGGAACTGGCCGACCGCTACGGCAAGCTGCCGGAGCCGGTGGAGAACCTGCTGCTGGTGGCGGGCCTGAGGATGCTCGCGCGGGCGTGCGGCGTCGGCGAGATCGTGCTGCAGGGCACCAGCATCCGGTTCGCGCCGGTGGAGCTGCGCGAGTCGCAGGAGCTGCGGCTCAAGCGGCTCTACCCGGGCTCGGTGATCAAGGCGACGTCCCACCAGGTGCTGGTGCCGCGCCCGAAGACCGCGAAGGTCGGCGGCAAGCCGCTGGTCGGGCGGGACCTGCTCGGGTGGGTCGGGGAGTTCCTCACCTCGGTGCTGGGGTCCTGA
- a CDS encoding antitoxin, which yields MGILDKFKGSKAAREKAHKASDAAEKKLNERTGGKHEQHIDTGQQQAERRLGMDRDRPDRP from the coding sequence ATGGGCATCCTCGACAAGTTCAAGGGCAGCAAGGCGGCGCGCGAGAAGGCGCACAAGGCCTCGGACGCCGCGGAGAAGAAGCTGAACGAGAGGACCGGCGGCAAGCACGAGCAGCACATCGACACCGGGCAGCAGCAGGCGGAACGCCGCCTCGGCATGGACCGCGACCGCCCCGACCGGCCGTAG
- a CDS encoding HNH endonuclease family protein, with the protein MVLLAGCESIPEADVPAVGSSGAATPDGKAVSPLDNPDGTRPGLAPVRDARDRAEAAALIDKVATKGRGPRTGYDRDEYGYAWMDTADGVPLARNGCDTRNDILRRDGRELRFRSGSDCVVVSLTLADPYTGRTIEWRKQQAAEVQIDHVVPLSYSWQMGASRWSEAKRRQLANDPLNLMPVDGGANSAKSDSGPASWLPPSRAVRCAYAVRFAQVAVKYEMPVTSADKRAMAAQCGG; encoded by the coding sequence GTGGTCCTCCTCGCGGGATGCGAGTCCATACCGGAGGCGGACGTCCCCGCCGTCGGGAGCAGCGGAGCGGCGACGCCCGACGGGAAGGCGGTGAGCCCGCTGGACAACCCCGACGGCACCCGCCCCGGCCTCGCCCCCGTGCGCGACGCCCGGGACCGCGCCGAGGCCGCCGCCCTCATCGACAAGGTCGCCACCAAGGGCCGCGGCCCCAGGACCGGCTACGACCGCGACGAGTACGGCTACGCGTGGATGGACACGGCGGACGGAGTGCCGCTGGCCCGGAACGGCTGCGACACGCGGAACGACATCCTCCGGCGCGACGGCCGGGAACTGCGCTTCCGCTCCGGCTCCGACTGCGTCGTCGTCTCCCTGACACTGGCCGACCCCTACACCGGCAGGACCATCGAGTGGCGCAAGCAGCAGGCCGCCGAGGTGCAGATCGACCACGTCGTGCCGCTCTCCTACAGCTGGCAGATGGGCGCCTCCCGCTGGTCCGAGGCCAAGCGCCGGCAACTGGCCAACGACCCGCTCAACCTGATGCCGGTCGACGGCGGCGCCAACTCCGCCAAGAGCGACTCCGGGCCGGCCTCCTGGCTGCCGCCCAGCAGGGCCGTCCGCTGCGCCTACGCCGTCCGCTTCGCCCAGGTCGCGGTGAAGTACGAGATGCCGGTGACGTCGGCCGACAAGCGCGCGATGGCCGCGCAGTGCGGCGGCTGA
- a CDS encoding sigma-70 family RNA polymerase sigma factor, which translates to MIDRGDAASGFPDADRAGADDEGDGRSDGRLTAAVRDSGDPAAIEELYRRHFRAVLVYARVCSRDPHTAEDLASEAFTRTVRAVRDGKGPTTAWRPYLLSVVRHTAAAWAEQSRRVDLAPEFGQWLDAEGRGGAGPAGEGRTADGEEQVVRAEEGGLVAAAFRSLPERWRAVLWHHVVEEEPAARVGALLGLTPSGVTSLAARAREGLREAYLAAHARQGAADEECRGCSDRLAAVARASRPPRDRRLERHLERCRRCRRAARELADLNQRLRTVLPAAVLLFGGPAYLEARAAAAAVASGQAGAGAASSHAGAGGAAGAKAAVLAVGAAAVIFGGWALWPGGGEPQDRPGAAGGPPSAARSAVPAPSALSTGTPSPSPSPSSSPSGSSSPSSPSGPSPSAGSPSPSDAGSRPAAPALGGPSTLRFVSTGACMEIPGGSRAAGVRPVGADCDGGPEERWVLLEPYPGDRARTQVRNEATGLCLARSGGTEDHAPVRQQACDATSGVQLWNLWADGGRGEAALRDAEGTRYLGLVEWARADQGQEHGTATGTTRYYYGSASLRFLFEPGFLGE; encoded by the coding sequence ATGATCGACCGCGGGGACGCCGCTTCCGGATTCCCGGACGCGGACAGGGCGGGCGCGGACGACGAAGGGGACGGGCGGTCCGACGGCCGCCTGACGGCCGCGGTACGCGACAGCGGGGACCCCGCGGCGATCGAGGAGCTGTACCGGCGTCACTTCCGTGCCGTCCTGGTCTACGCCCGCGTGTGCTCCCGCGATCCGCACACCGCCGAGGATCTCGCCTCGGAGGCGTTCACCCGCACCGTCCGGGCGGTTCGTGACGGCAAGGGCCCCACCACCGCATGGCGCCCTTACCTGCTGTCCGTGGTCCGGCACACCGCGGCCGCCTGGGCCGAGCAGTCCCGCCGCGTCGATCTCGCGCCGGAGTTCGGGCAGTGGCTGGACGCGGAGGGCCGTGGAGGAGCGGGCCCGGCCGGGGAGGGCCGGACCGCCGACGGCGAGGAACAGGTGGTCCGGGCGGAGGAGGGCGGTCTGGTCGCCGCCGCCTTCCGGTCCCTGCCCGAGCGGTGGCGCGCGGTGCTCTGGCACCACGTGGTGGAGGAGGAGCCCGCGGCCAGGGTGGGCGCCCTGCTGGGCCTCACGCCCAGCGGGGTCACCTCGCTGGCGGCCCGGGCCCGCGAGGGCCTGCGGGAGGCCTATCTCGCCGCCCATGCCCGCCAGGGCGCGGCCGACGAGGAGTGCCGCGGGTGCAGCGACCGTCTCGCCGCCGTGGCGCGCGCCTCCCGTCCGCCGCGGGACCGGCGCCTGGAGCGCCACCTGGAGCGGTGCCGGCGGTGCCGACGGGCCGCCCGCGAGCTGGCCGACCTCAACCAGCGGCTGCGCACGGTGCTGCCCGCGGCCGTGCTGCTGTTCGGCGGCCCGGCGTACCTGGAGGCGCGTGCCGCCGCCGCGGCCGTGGCGTCCGGGCAGGCCGGTGCGGGCGCGGCGTCCTCGCACGCCGGCGCCGGGGGAGCGGCGGGGGCCAAGGCCGCGGTGCTCGCCGTCGGCGCGGCCGCGGTGATCTTCGGGGGATGGGCGCTGTGGCCCGGCGGCGGGGAGCCGCAGGACCGTCCCGGCGCGGCGGGCGGGCCGCCGTCCGCCGCGCGGAGCGCCGTTCCGGCGCCGTCCGCATTGTCCACCGGTACGCCGAGCCCGTCCCCGTCCCCGTCCTCGTCCCCGTCCGGGTCGAGCTCGCCCTCGTCCCCGTCGGGCCCGTCCCCGTCCGCCGGGAGCCCGTCCCCGTCCGACGCCGGCTCCCGCCCGGCGGCGCCCGCCCTCGGGGGGCCGAGCACGCTGCGCTTCGTGTCGACGGGCGCGTGCATGGAGATACCGGGCGGCTCGCGGGCGGCCGGGGTCCGGCCGGTGGGGGCCGACTGCGACGGCGGCCCGGAGGAGCGCTGGGTGCTGCTGGAGCCCTACCCGGGGGACCGGGCGCGCACCCAGGTCCGCAACGAGGCGACAGGACTGTGCCTGGCGCGTTCGGGGGGAACCGAGGACCACGCCCCCGTCCGCCAGCAGGCCTGCGACGCCACGAGCGGCGTCCAGCTGTGGAACCTGTGGGCCGACGGCGGGAGGGGCGAGGCGGCCCTGCGCGACGCCGAGGGCACCCGGTACCTCGGCCTCGTCGAGTGGGCCCGGGCGGACCAGGGCCAGGAGCACGGCACGGCGACCGGCACCACGCGGTACTACTACGGCTCCGCCTCCCTGCGGTTCCTCTTCGAGCCCGGATTCCTCGGAGAGTAA
- a CDS encoding LPXTG cell wall anchor domain-containing protein — protein sequence MKKSTLGRACLAGGITALALGLVPSAAHADDAPVERKTLPVLVEFTDSSFQHPDKVAEGTPDTYFGDRKDSLASYFSELSRGRYTLVPAVDEQYIGPVELPMSAAGCDNGRINELTREALAEKGLTMGEDYESLSMVFPAQKTGCAWAGLATVPGPYTWINLYGTASGLGVLGHEFGHNMGWGHQTRSMCTDGDLVDCEVNGTSAKSLMGGGGPGAGVSAPELIRAGWLTDGEAVKVTGSGTFTLRSLHGEGSGVRALDIPMGEDRLVVEYRHAAGSFDDRIEGVHAYRVPEGDYGSSTLIDLTEANKTVGNDAPADADAVTALKDTASKVSVAVVSSGDGQAKVRVSLDGEDLSTVVDAPEPSAEPDPAHTGSDTNAGDAPLDGTQPQGGAEEPAADADAGAGAADENLAATGGSSATLPVALGGAALVAAGVTGLFLLRRRRNA from the coding sequence ATGAAGAAGTCCACCCTGGGCCGGGCCTGCCTGGCCGGCGGCATCACCGCACTCGCGCTCGGCCTCGTCCCCTCCGCGGCGCACGCCGACGACGCGCCGGTGGAGCGCAAGACCCTGCCCGTCCTCGTGGAGTTCACCGACAGCTCCTTCCAGCACCCGGACAAGGTGGCGGAAGGCACCCCGGACACCTACTTCGGCGACCGCAAGGACTCGCTCGCCTCGTACTTCTCGGAGCTCTCGCGCGGCCGGTACACCCTGGTGCCCGCGGTCGACGAGCAGTACATCGGCCCCGTCGAGCTGCCGATGAGCGCCGCCGGCTGCGACAACGGCCGGATCAACGAGCTGACCCGCGAGGCCCTGGCCGAAAAGGGGCTGACGATGGGTGAGGACTACGAGAGCCTGTCGATGGTCTTCCCGGCGCAGAAGACCGGCTGCGCCTGGGCCGGCCTCGCCACCGTCCCCGGTCCCTACACGTGGATCAACCTCTACGGCACCGCGAGCGGACTCGGCGTGCTCGGACACGAGTTCGGGCACAACATGGGCTGGGGCCACCAGACCCGCTCCATGTGCACCGACGGCGACCTGGTCGACTGCGAGGTGAACGGCACCAGCGCCAAGTCGCTGATGGGCGGCGGAGGTCCCGGGGCGGGCGTCTCCGCGCCCGAGCTGATCCGCGCCGGATGGCTCACGGACGGCGAGGCCGTGAAGGTGACGGGGTCCGGCACCTTCACGCTGCGGTCGCTGCACGGCGAGGGCAGCGGCGTCCGCGCCCTGGACATCCCCATGGGCGAGGACCGCCTGGTCGTCGAGTACCGGCACGCGGCGGGCTCCTTCGACGACCGGATAGAAGGGGTGCACGCCTACCGGGTGCCCGAGGGCGACTACGGATCCTCCACGCTCATCGACCTCACCGAGGCCAACAAGACGGTCGGCAACGACGCCCCGGCCGACGCCGACGCGGTCACCGCGCTGAAGGACACGGCCAGCAAGGTCTCCGTCGCCGTGGTGTCCTCCGGCGACGGCCAGGCGAAGGTGCGGGTGTCGCTCGACGGCGAGGACCTCAGCACCGTCGTGGACGCCCCGGAGCCGAGCGCGGAGCCCGACCCGGCCCACACCGGTTCGGACACCAACGCGGGCGACGCCCCGCTGGACGGCACGCAGCCGCAAGGGGGCGCCGAGGAGCCGGCGGCCGACGCCGACGCCGGAGCCGGCGCCGCCGACGAGAACCTCGCCGCAACGGGCGGCAGCTCCGCCACCCTGCCGGTGGCCCTCGGCGGTGCCGCCCTCGTGGCGGCCGGCGTGACCGGCCTCTTCCTGCTGCGCCGCCGCAGGAACGCCTGA